In the Advenella kashmirensis WT001 genome, one interval contains:
- a CDS encoding SWIB/MDM2 domain-containing protein gives MATTSEKPARKPNAAFMKPLTPSAELAQVIGSDPLPRTEVTKKIWEYIKKHDLQDPKNRRNINADAKLRPIFGKDQVSMFEMTKLVSTHLK, from the coding sequence ACCAGCCCGTAAGCCAAACGCAGCTTTCATGAAACCGCTGACTCCCAGCGCTGAGCTGGCTCAAGTAATCGGCAGTGATCCGTTACCTCGTACAGAAGTGACCAAGAAAATCTGGGAATACATCAAAAAACACGATCTGCAGGATCCTAAAAACCGTCGCAACATTAATGCCGACGCGAAACTGCGCCCCATTTTCGGTAAAGACCAGGTCAGCATGTTCGAAATGACAAAACTGGTCAGCACACACCTGAAATAA
- a CDS encoding FadR/GntR family transcriptional regulator — MESDRVYQRIAASIREKILNNSYPVSSRIPPERELASQFQVSRTSVREAIIALEVSGWVEVRLGSGVYVRQRDPAQVNHEDPPVHPKLLPHLATATEVTPFELLQARLLLEPEIAALAARRRSDEQMQAIKDAYLMNVQDNLNRSQDHIGDRLFHIRIAEAAENGAYAFFVRYLLGKQYTELFGRLQQLYTPDDMPLRSQLEHHHILLALEQQDADGARRAMHVHLTNVIRIFMRSVESGS, encoded by the coding sequence ATGGAAAGTGATCGCGTTTACCAACGGATTGCCGCAAGCATCCGCGAAAAAATCCTGAATAATAGTTATCCGGTTTCCAGTCGTATTCCACCCGAAAGAGAACTGGCCAGCCAGTTCCAGGTAAGTCGCACTTCGGTGCGGGAAGCGATTATTGCACTTGAGGTTTCCGGTTGGGTCGAGGTCAGATTGGGTAGTGGTGTGTATGTGCGGCAACGTGACCCGGCCCAGGTAAATCATGAAGACCCGCCAGTGCATCCAAAGTTGTTACCTCACCTTGCTACGGCGACTGAAGTGACGCCATTTGAATTACTGCAGGCGCGTCTTTTGCTGGAGCCGGAAATTGCGGCGCTGGCAGCCCGAAGACGTAGCGATGAACAAATGCAGGCAATTAAAGATGCGTACCTGATGAATGTTCAGGATAATCTCAATCGCTCGCAGGATCACATCGGTGACCGGCTGTTTCACATTCGTATTGCCGAAGCAGCTGAAAATGGTGCCTATGCTTTTTTTGTGCGGTATCTTCTGGGAAAACAATATACTGAGCTGTTTGGCAGGCTACAGCAACTGTACACACCGGATGATATGCCCTTGCGGTCTCAATTGGAACATCATCATATCTTGCTTGCACTGGAACAGCAGGATGCAGACGGTGCCAGACGGGCTATGCATGTGCATTTGACAAATGTGATCCGGATTTTTATGCGCAGCGTCGAAAGCGGATCGTGA
- a CDS encoding amidohydrolase family protein → MIDTHVHFWNYNRDEFPWIGDHQPSLKQNRLPCDLAALTAEHITGLIAVQARPTLSENSFLLQLAQDFPIIKGVIGWCDFDACIEPQLEAAASHALIKGFRHLIQDEPQPSLYLSEHAGLQHGVRVMQQRKYIYEVLAHQADLPAVVSFCMRHDKHWLVIDHLCKPAFAGQAAFDWWQVHMRKLATLPHVVVKISGLVTEAGTNASAADLQPYVDAVWTLFGSERLLWGSDWPVSSATHSYADLLAYWKENTRHLPQAEAHQIQLATPVKIYQL, encoded by the coding sequence ATGATCGATACGCATGTTCACTTCTGGAATTACAACCGTGATGAGTTCCCCTGGATCGGCGACCACCAACCATCGCTGAAACAAAACCGCCTGCCGTGCGATCTAGCCGCACTCACCGCGGAACACATCACCGGTCTCATTGCGGTGCAGGCCCGCCCCACACTTAGCGAAAATAGTTTTCTGCTGCAACTGGCGCAGGACTTTCCCATCATCAAAGGTGTCATTGGCTGGTGTGATTTTGATGCCTGCATTGAACCGCAACTGGAGGCCGCTGCCAGCCATGCCCTGATTAAAGGCTTTCGCCATCTGATCCAGGACGAGCCGCAGCCTTCACTCTATCTGAGCGAACACGCCGGCCTGCAACATGGCGTTCGGGTAATGCAGCAGCGCAAGTACATTTATGAAGTACTCGCTCACCAAGCCGACCTGCCCGCGGTAGTCAGTTTCTGCATGCGCCACGACAAGCACTGGCTTGTCATTGACCATCTGTGCAAACCCGCGTTTGCGGGTCAGGCGGCGTTTGACTGGTGGCAGGTACATATGCGCAAGCTCGCTACTTTGCCGCACGTCGTAGTAAAAATATCGGGCCTGGTAACAGAAGCAGGAACAAATGCGTCTGCCGCTGATCTGCAGCCTTATGTCGACGCGGTCTGGACACTCTTCGGTTCGGAACGCCTCTTGTGGGGCTCTGACTGGCCCGTGTCGTCGGCAACCCATTCATATGCAGACTTGCTGGCCTACTGGAAAGAAAACACACGCCATCTGCCGCAAGCCGAAGCTCACCAGATACAACTGGCGACGCCTGTCAAAATATACCAACTGTAA
- a CDS encoding SDR family oxidoreductase encodes MDLNLKDKVIIVTGGGSGIGEAISLTLAEEGAIPVIFARSPLSPSLHEKLSESASGYAFRQLDLMDEAACQSAISTTAEQYGRIDGVVNNAGVNDNIALTASVDEFRLSLEKNLVHYFTIVHHALPYLKNSQGSIVNIGSKTAITGQGQTSGYCAANGGRLALTREWAVALLNDKIRVNAVIPAEVMTPLYESWISSFENPQEKLAAITARIPFEKRMTTPREIANTVVFLLSDRSSHTTGECLFVDGGYTHLDRAIS; translated from the coding sequence ATGGATCTGAATTTGAAAGATAAAGTTATTATCGTAACGGGTGGCGGATCAGGCATTGGCGAAGCTATCAGCCTGACGCTGGCAGAGGAAGGGGCCATCCCTGTCATTTTCGCACGCTCACCCTTGTCACCGTCACTACACGAGAAACTGTCCGAGTCTGCATCAGGATATGCCTTCCGGCAACTGGACCTGATGGACGAGGCCGCGTGTCAGTCCGCGATCAGCACTACGGCAGAGCAATATGGTCGTATCGACGGCGTCGTCAACAACGCCGGAGTCAATGATAATATTGCGCTTACCGCAAGCGTAGATGAGTTCCGTCTGTCGCTTGAAAAAAATCTGGTGCACTACTTTACCATCGTTCACCATGCCCTGCCCTATCTGAAAAACAGCCAAGGCAGTATCGTCAATATAGGTTCAAAAACGGCCATCACCGGCCAGGGACAAACCAGTGGCTATTGCGCTGCCAACGGCGGGCGACTTGCGCTGACTCGTGAATGGGCCGTGGCGCTGCTGAACGATAAAATCCGGGTCAATGCCGTGATCCCCGCCGAAGTGATGACACCACTATACGAATCGTGGATCAGCAGCTTTGAAAACCCGCAGGAAAAACTGGCAGCCATAACCGCGCGCATTCCATTTGAAAAGCGCATGACCACACCACGCGAGATCGCCAACACCGTGGTCTTCCTGCTGTCGGATCGATCGTCGCATACAACAGGCGAATGTCTATTCGTAGACGGCGGCTATACCCACCTTGATCGTGCCATTTCCTGA
- a CDS encoding L-rhamnose mutarotase, with translation MTLQRYCLALDLVDDPEKIQTYIALHRKIWPEVKANIYACGIMDMQIWHIGTRLFMIMEVDDTYSPQHAAAIAATEPRVKEWETLMWQFQLPTPWTPTGEKWIAMEKIFDLKMQ, from the coding sequence ATGACACTTCAACGATATTGCCTGGCTCTGGATCTGGTAGATGATCCGGAAAAAATCCAAACTTATATAGCGCTGCACAGGAAAATCTGGCCTGAAGTCAAAGCCAATATTTACGCTTGCGGCATCATGGACATGCAGATCTGGCACATCGGCACGCGGCTATTCATGATTATGGAAGTTGACGACACCTACAGTCCTCAGCACGCGGCCGCTATCGCAGCGACCGAGCCCAGAGTCAAGGAATGGGAAACCTTGATGTGGCAGTTTCAACTGCCAACGCCGTGGACGCCGACCGGCGAAAAATGGATAGCCATGGAAAAAATATTTGACCTGAAAATGCAATAA
- a CDS encoding MFS transporter yields MKHAITDPRYRTGFILVTTLFFMWGLSYGLLDVLNKHFQDALHISKAQSGLLQAAYFGAYFIIALPAGMFISKKGYKAGIITGLSLYAIGALLFVPASSAMTFPFFLFALFVLACGLGFLETAANPYASALGAPETAETRLNLSQSFNGFGQFCGPLIGGLFFFEGTSTEQAAPRMVQLLSLMSLLPLLSYY; encoded by the coding sequence ATGAAACACGCCATCACCGATCCTCGCTACCGCACCGGATTCATTTTGGTTACAACGCTCTTCTTTATGTGGGGCCTATCCTATGGTCTACTGGATGTGCTCAACAAACACTTCCAGGATGCTTTGCATATTTCCAAGGCGCAATCCGGGTTACTGCAGGCCGCATACTTTGGTGCCTATTTCATCATTGCACTGCCTGCTGGCATGTTCATATCAAAAAAAGGATATAAGGCCGGCATTATTACTGGTCTCTCACTCTATGCCATCGGCGCATTGCTCTTTGTACCCGCATCCAGCGCCATGACTTTTCCCTTTTTTCTGTTTGCATTATTTGTGCTGGCTTGCGGTCTGGGCTTTCTGGAAACAGCAGCCAACCCCTACGCATCAGCACTGGGAGCACCGGAGACGGCGGAAACAAGGCTCAATCTATCCCAGTCGTTCAACGGCTTTGGCCAGTTCTGCGGCCCGCTCATCGGCGGCCTGTTTTTCTTCGAAGGCACATCTACCGAACAGGCAGCGCCCAGAATGGTGCAGTTACTATCACTTATGTCGCTATTGCCGTTGTTGTCTTATTATTGA
- a CDS encoding MFS transporter, producing the protein MPDLRDVESALDEKNASANQRSLTSHREFIGGVITQFFYVAAQVGVGAFFINLTLETWSGFEAKDASYLLSIGLLAFMIGRFVSTGIMTRIPASRLLAIYGIINIVLCGIVMTGAPGVASIAAIGIFFFMSIMFPTIFAMGVKNLGSKTKIGSSFMIMAIVGGAVMPYFMGKIADGHHTALSYGLPLVCFIIVAVYAALYDRLSAKTV; encoded by the coding sequence TTGCCGGATCTGCGCGATGTCGAAAGCGCACTCGACGAAAAAAACGCTTCAGCCAACCAGCGTTCACTCACCTCACACAGGGAGTTTATCGGCGGTGTGATTACTCAGTTCTTCTATGTTGCCGCTCAGGTTGGAGTGGGCGCATTCTTTATTAATCTCACTTTGGAGACTTGGAGTGGATTTGAAGCCAAAGACGCCTCATATCTGCTCTCGATAGGTTTGCTGGCATTTATGATCGGCCGCTTTGTCAGTACCGGTATCATGACACGCATTCCGGCTTCTCGCCTGCTGGCTATCTACGGGATTATCAACATCGTGCTCTGCGGCATCGTCATGACAGGCGCCCCGGGTGTGGCCAGTATTGCTGCCATTGGGATTTTCTTTTTCATGTCCATTATGTTTCCCACGATTTTTGCCATGGGCGTAAAAAACCTGGGGTCCAAAACAAAAATTGGCAGCTCGTTTATGATTATGGCCATCGTGGGCGGCGCCGTGATGCCTTACTTTATGGGAAAAATCGCCGACGGCCATCATACCGCGCTCTCCTACGGCCTGCCTTTAGTTTGCTTCATTATTGTAGCGGTCTACGCCGCACTGTATGACAGGCTTAGCGCCAAAACAGTATAA
- a CDS encoding DsrE family protein — MSDQAVLKVVLHAPTADALQRARSNAGNLLREEPGAHVKIVLNAQAAIAALDEPQEALDAITWLCPNTLNRANRQNRAPLQVLAHGAILELARLQQDGWAYIRT; from the coding sequence ATGAGTGATCAAGCTGTTCTGAAAGTGGTGCTGCATGCGCCAACCGCAGATGCGCTGCAGCGTGCCCGCAGCAATGCCGGCAACCTGTTGCGCGAGGAGCCGGGCGCACACGTTAAAATCGTGCTCAATGCCCAGGCGGCAATTGCTGCCCTGGATGAGCCGCAAGAGGCACTTGATGCCATCACCTGGTTATGTCCAAACACCCTGAATCGGGCCAATCGCCAGAACAGAGCGCCACTGCAGGTGCTTGCACATGGGGCTATTCTTGAACTTGCCCGGTTGCAGCAGGATGGATGGGCTTACATCCGGACCTGA
- a CDS encoding Plug domain-containing protein, whose protein sequence is MRTAQPARLVSSSETILPTSASLMNRLVVNTLSVSVLGLPVAAYAQSSVVQLTPIMASAAEDALPVPYAGGQLARGGGLGVLGSSDVMDTPFSTTNYTSQFLNDQQARTLADVVVNEASVRVMTSTGSLQRRLPDPRLQC, encoded by the coding sequence ATGAGAACCGCTCAGCCAGCACGGCTCGTTTCCTCCTCCGAAACAATATTGCCGACTTCGGCCTCGCTTATGAACCGGCTGGTGGTCAATACCCTGAGTGTCTCTGTCCTGGGATTACCAGTGGCGGCTTACGCCCAGAGCAGCGTCGTGCAGTTGACCCCCATCATGGCAAGCGCCGCCGAGGATGCGCTTCCCGTACCCTACGCAGGCGGGCAGCTCGCGCGCGGCGGTGGTCTGGGCGTGCTGGGTTCGTCTGATGTCATGGATACGCCCTTTAGCACCACTAATTACACATCCCAATTTCTTAACGACCAGCAAGCCCGCACACTGGCCGATGTGGTGGTCAACGAAGCATCTGTACGCGTGATGACGTCAACGGGCAGTCTTCAGCGAAGACTTCCAGATCCGAGGCTTCAATGTTGA
- a CDS encoding TonB-dependent receptor, translating to MTRLTTTYESKSILGAHLDMGRRFGDDKQWGIRFNGVYRNGKTSLDDGRQKFALGALSLDYRSAKLRWSLDTYAQRENVDNFRAQTGFHPDNASIPAAPSGHRAIYSGADLTIRDSTIASRLEYDISDRLMVYAAAGYHYGASEQDFPSARTTDAVDDLGNFRVINSWYDAYSRNRTAEIGARANFNTFGINHLVTLSGSILKTEAGSFYLSAPLSQKIDSNIYDPVRLIPMTGDRQSPSRNSETQHSSISLTDTLSFANDRILITGGLRRQQVKSENFNIAGTVTSSYNESAVSPLFGIVVRPLDNVSIYGNFTSGLSTGGTAPATAANAGEVFAPYKSKQYEAGVKVDWGRIMTTVSVFQVDRPNAITDPDTNIYSYDGEQRNRGVELSAVGEVTDGLRLLASATFYNAKLRRTAGGVNQGNRANGVPKRTFNLAADWDLPWVPGLSVGARAIHTAATPYDAENTLTLPSWTRYDLSARYRTTFQGRPLTLRASVENVFNKKYWLSSSSRLTVATAAAPRTVLLSAEMEF from the coding sequence TTGACCCGACTGACGACCACATACGAAAGCAAGTCAATCCTGGGCGCGCATCTGGACATGGGACGCCGCTTTGGCGATGACAAGCAATGGGGTATCCGGTTCAACGGCGTATACCGCAATGGCAAAACAAGCCTGGACGACGGTCGCCAGAAATTTGCCCTTGGCGCATTATCGCTGGACTACCGCTCGGCCAAACTGCGATGGTCCCTGGACACATACGCACAACGTGAAAACGTTGATAACTTTCGTGCGCAGACCGGATTCCATCCAGATAATGCAAGTATTCCCGCCGCCCCGTCCGGTCATCGCGCCATCTATTCCGGCGCCGACCTGACGATTCGCGACTCCACCATTGCCTCGCGACTGGAATACGATATATCCGACCGGTTGATGGTATATGCCGCAGCAGGCTACCACTACGGCGCCAGTGAGCAGGACTTCCCTTCTGCACGCACGACCGATGCCGTCGACGATTTGGGTAACTTCCGGGTCATCAATTCATGGTATGACGCCTATTCGCGCAACCGAACTGCAGAGATCGGCGCGCGTGCGAACTTCAATACCTTCGGCATCAACCACCTGGTGACGCTGTCAGGCTCGATTCTCAAAACAGAAGCGGGTAGCTTCTACCTATCAGCGCCATTGAGTCAGAAGATCGACTCCAATATCTATGATCCGGTGCGATTGATTCCTATGACGGGCGATCGCCAGTCACCCAGCAGGAATTCAGAAACCCAGCACTCCAGCATTTCCCTGACCGACACGCTTTCATTTGCAAACGATCGCATCCTGATTACCGGCGGCCTGCGCAGGCAACAGGTTAAGTCGGAGAATTTCAACATCGCAGGTACGGTGACCTCATCCTATAATGAAAGCGCGGTATCGCCGCTTTTCGGTATTGTCGTTCGTCCGCTGGACAATGTGTCGATATACGGCAACTTTACCTCGGGCCTGAGCACGGGCGGTACGGCCCCGGCCACTGCTGCCAATGCCGGTGAAGTGTTTGCGCCGTACAAGTCCAAGCAGTATGAAGCCGGCGTAAAAGTAGACTGGGGTCGCATCATGACCACCGTCTCGGTTTTCCAGGTAGATCGTCCCAACGCAATTACCGACCCGGACACCAATATCTACAGTTACGACGGCGAACAGCGTAATCGCGGTGTGGAATTATCCGCTGTCGGTGAAGTGACCGACGGTTTACGCCTATTGGCCAGCGCCACTTTTTATAATGCCAAACTGCGCCGCACGGCGGGAGGCGTCAACCAGGGCAACCGGGCCAATGGCGTACCGAAGCGCACGTTCAACCTGGCAGCCGATTGGGACTTGCCCTGGGTGCCTGGCTTGAGCGTGGGCGCACGCGCCATTCACACTGCAGCAACCCCCTATGATGCAGAAAACACCCTCACACTGCCATCGTGGACACGCTACGACTTGAGTGCACGCTATCGCACAACATTCCAGGGTCGCCCGCTCACATTGCGTGCCAGCGTAGAGAACGTCTTTAACAAGAAGTACTGGCTATCGAGCAGTTCAAGACTGACCGTGGCCACTGCAGCAGCACCGCGTACCGTGCTGCTCTCGGCAGAAATGGAGTTCTGA
- a CDS encoding galactitol-1-phosphate 5-dehydrogenase — MKALVYTAPNEMALQERPRPELHAGEVVLRIEAAGICGSDMHAYHGHDPRRKPGLVLGHELAAIVAESATDAIKVGQRVTVNPLITCGVCQYCLQGRDNLCSNRGMVGMSRAGAFAQFMSVPGKSVIPVPADMKPVVAALTEPAATVLHALNLAMATMHRPLPEGRVLVIGGGAIGLLTAILLRAYGCKHVDLAETNALRRASAEKNAGCATIDPIATTPQQDYYDLVVDAVGAKATRNTALNSVRPGGTIMHIGLQDWSSEIDMRKLTLAEITLLGTYTYTMADMYATVNALHNGTFGDLSWVETRSLDDGVTAFTELDQGNIASGKVVLLPH, encoded by the coding sequence ATGAAAGCACTGGTTTATACCGCACCCAATGAGATGGCGCTGCAAGAGCGGCCACGGCCGGAATTGCATGCGGGGGAAGTGGTCCTGCGCATCGAGGCCGCAGGCATTTGCGGCTCTGATATGCACGCCTATCATGGGCACGATCCCAGACGCAAGCCAGGCCTGGTCCTGGGACACGAGCTGGCAGCCATCGTAGCGGAAAGCGCAACAGACGCAATCAAAGTTGGTCAGAGAGTGACGGTCAACCCGCTGATTACCTGCGGTGTCTGTCAATATTGCTTGCAGGGCAGAGATAATTTATGCAGCAATCGTGGCATGGTAGGCATGTCGCGGGCCGGTGCGTTTGCGCAATTTATGTCGGTGCCTGGCAAATCGGTAATTCCCGTTCCTGCCGATATGAAGCCTGTGGTGGCGGCCCTGACTGAGCCTGCTGCCACGGTGCTGCATGCATTGAATCTGGCAATGGCAACGATGCATCGTCCTTTGCCGGAGGGGCGGGTGTTGGTGATCGGAGGTGGAGCAATTGGGCTGCTGACGGCAATTTTGCTGCGCGCCTACGGCTGCAAACACGTGGATCTGGCCGAAACCAATGCGTTGCGACGGGCATCCGCAGAAAAAAATGCCGGGTGCGCGACCATCGACCCGATAGCGACCACACCCCAGCAGGATTACTACGATCTGGTCGTGGATGCGGTTGGGGCAAAAGCCACGCGCAATACTGCGCTTAACAGCGTACGCCCAGGCGGCACGATAATGCATATCGGCTTGCAGGACTGGAGTAGCGAAATTGATATGCGCAAGTTGACTCTTGCGGAAATCACCTTGCTGGGTACCTATACGTACACCATGGCTGACATGTATGCCACTGTCAATGCCTTGCATAATGGCACTTTTGGAGATCTTTCCTGGGTAGAGACACGTTCCCTTGACGACGGTGTGACCGCATTTACCGAACTGGATCAGGGGAACATTGCTTCAGGAAAAGTAGTGCTGCTACCGCACTGA
- a CDS encoding MFS transporter, with translation MNNSEHGQARSNLHRATISSLFGSIIEWYDFFLYGVVAGLVFDKLYFPGENEFISTMLAYGTFALGFVARPLGGIIFGHFGDTVGRKKMLMLTLLLMGGATVAIGFIPTYAQIGIWAPILLLFFRIVQGIGLGGEWGGAVLMTYESAPQAQRGFFSSIPQTGMSLGLVLASGVVGLLSWQLSNEDFLSWGWRVAFLLSGLMALVGGYIRNHVSETPEFEAMKQKATAEKSVEKPVLPLVDTLRRYPRMILACMGARMIDGVFFNVFGVYSLNYLTRELDLPRTYALLGVMMSAVLMTCFIPFWGAVADRVGKARVYGLGALFASLSAFPAFYVMQTFSDNIYLVWLAIIIPFGIFHAAVFGTMSSFFSSCFDAKVRYTAISFVYQLAGVVAGGLTPIIATVLTDINGGDPWLLCLYVLAAGLLSVACTRWIARHVPDQVTYARREPAGAAQTSIS, from the coding sequence ATGAACAATTCAGAACATGGACAGGCCCGCAGTAATCTACATCGGGCGACGATATCAAGCCTGTTTGGGTCGATTATCGAGTGGTACGATTTTTTCCTGTACGGCGTTGTCGCCGGGCTGGTGTTTGACAAGCTTTATTTCCCCGGGGAAAACGAATTTATATCCACAATGCTGGCTTACGGAACGTTCGCGCTGGGATTCGTTGCCAGGCCCCTGGGTGGCATCATATTCGGGCATTTCGGCGATACGGTCGGTCGCAAGAAAATGCTGATGCTCACGCTGTTGTTGATGGGCGGGGCCACTGTCGCAATCGGCTTCATTCCAACCTACGCGCAGATCGGCATCTGGGCGCCGATTCTATTGCTGTTCTTTCGCATTGTGCAGGGAATCGGCCTGGGTGGTGAATGGGGTGGGGCGGTGCTGATGACTTATGAATCGGCCCCACAAGCACAACGCGGATTTTTCAGTAGTATTCCCCAGACTGGTATGTCGCTGGGGCTGGTACTGGCCTCCGGTGTGGTGGGATTGTTGTCTTGGCAATTGAGCAATGAAGACTTTCTATCCTGGGGCTGGCGTGTTGCTTTTCTGTTAAGCGGCCTGATGGCGCTGGTGGGCGGTTATATTCGCAATCATGTGTCCGAGACGCCTGAATTTGAAGCAATGAAACAAAAGGCGACTGCGGAAAAAAGCGTTGAAAAGCCCGTGCTGCCACTGGTTGACACCCTGCGCCGATATCCTCGCATGATACTGGCATGCATGGGTGCGCGTATGATCGACGGCGTATTTTTTAATGTGTTCGGCGTCTATTCACTTAATTATCTGACTCGTGAACTGGATTTACCGCGCACGTATGCGTTGTTGGGCGTGATGATGAGCGCCGTATTGATGACCTGCTTTATCCCATTCTGGGGAGCGGTTGCTGATCGCGTCGGCAAGGCTCGCGTATACGGGCTGGGCGCATTGTTTGCATCGCTTTCGGCCTTCCCTGCGTTCTATGTCATGCAGACATTCTCTGACAATATCTATCTGGTCTGGCTTGCCATTATTATTCCGTTTGGCATATTCCATGCCGCGGTGTTTGGCACCATGTCGTCATTTTTCTCATCGTGCTTTGATGCGAAGGTGCGTTATACCGCAATTTCATTTGTGTACCAGTTGGCAGGAGTAGTGGCAGGCGGGCTCACGCCCATTATTGCAACCGTATTGACCGATATAAATGGCGGCGATCCATGGTTGTTGTGCCTGTATGTCCTGGCGGCTGGTCTGCTTAGCGTTGCGTGCACACGGTGGATTGCCCGGCATGTGCCGGACCAGGTCACATACGCACGCAGGGAACCGGCAGGCGCCGCGCAAACTTCAATATCTTGA
- a CDS encoding SDR family NAD(P)-dependent oxidoreductase: MLVARREQPLRDQVALLAEDGIKAHYCICDLADHSALQACASEAVASAGTIDILVNAAGVNLRQPFEQVDYESWRLQMELHLAAPFFFTQALAPAMKNNGWGRIINIASLQSYRAFAHSAPYGAAKGGVVQLTRAIAQEWSPHGITCNAIGPGFFPTPLTASVFGDTSLSQQHAAQTCIGRNGQLEDLHGVAVFLASQASSYITGQVIMVDGGYTAK; encoded by the coding sequence GTGTTAGTGGCCCGTCGCGAGCAGCCGTTGCGCGACCAGGTTGCGCTGCTGGCTGAAGATGGCATAAAGGCGCACTATTGCATTTGTGATTTGGCTGATCATTCGGCGCTGCAGGCTTGCGCCAGCGAGGCAGTAGCCAGCGCTGGGACGATCGATATTCTGGTCAATGCGGCGGGGGTTAATTTGCGTCAGCCGTTTGAGCAGGTGGATTACGAATCCTGGCGCTTGCAGATGGAACTTCATCTTGCAGCGCCATTTTTCTTTACCCAGGCGCTGGCGCCGGCGATGAAGAACAATGGCTGGGGACGCATCATCAATATTGCGTCTTTGCAGTCATACCGCGCGTTTGCACATAGCGCCCCTTATGGTGCGGCAAAAGGCGGCGTAGTACAGCTGACGCGTGCCATTGCCCAGGAGTGGTCGCCGCATGGCATTACCTGCAATGCAATTGGGCCGGGATTTTTTCCGACGCCGCTGACCGCCTCGGTCTTTGGCGATACTAGCCTGAGCCAGCAGCATGCAGCGCAAACCTGCATTGGTCGCAATGGTCAGTTGGAGGATTTGCATGGGGTTGCCGTGTTTCTGGCCAGCCAGGCATCAAGCTATATCACCGGACAGGTGATCATGGTCGATGGAGGTTACACAGCGAAGTAG